Genomic window (Festucalex cinctus isolate MCC-2025b chromosome 7, RoL_Fcin_1.0, whole genome shotgun sequence):
GCACTCGTCAGGCAGGGTAAAGATCTTCTGGTGAATGGAATTGTATAGCCGTTTAGAGCAACCTGATGGACAGAGAAAATGTCCAGTTGAATAATTGAAGAACATAACTCAATACTGCCCTCTTGTGTCTATATGTgggtattacaaaaacaaaggcTCTCCagcaagcaaacaaaccatCAATACGAAATAATGTAAAGTAAATTAATTTCTTCCAGTCCAATACTTTAAGTATAATGTTTTAACTTTCTTGTTTACCGACACTACTTACCTTGCTGGAAGTCAGTCCTGCCGCAGCCTCGAATAAGCAGCGCGTCCCCGGTGAACGCCATGCGCTGATCTTGCGTCACCAGCGTCACGCAGCCGTCAGTGTGTCCTGGCGTTTCTCTCACAGTCAGAGACTGCAGGGAGTTTACAAATGCGAAACTAATTCAAGCTACAAGCAGCGATGAGCGGACCCAAATCTTTGAAATGATCATCACACTTTGATGACAATTTTGCATCATACAAGGCCTGGAATTGGCCCCAAATGACTTCCAGTTCACAGAATTTACAGGCAGTTTGTcaggacagtttttttttttcctttggagTGCTACTGCATTAGTTTTGGTGTGGTCAAACCTTTTCCTACTTTTTGATACTGTGAAGATGTAGATGCGACTCGCAGTCAGTTGACAGACCTCACACAACATCCAACTCTACAATCTGATTCgctgacacccacgtcactcaccaggccaccACCTTTATAGTCACACCCACTCAAAAGTTACAGATATAGTGTCGAATGTGAGGATGGTGACCCCATATGGTCACACCTGTATGGTTATAATACATGTACCTCAGATGCACATTTTGTTCTTGAATGACGCAAAATCAATGTTGTTTGATTACTCGATTAAAGTacaatgattgatgacatcTTCTCTTACATGTTTTCCAAATGTGATCTTGTCCCCCTCGGACAGCAAGATGTCGGCCGTTGCGCCGCTTAATTTTGAAATGGCGCTTTTCAAGCCGGCTAGCCTCGTCTTCATCAGCCCCGTGCTGGTGATGTGGTCCGCGTGGCAGTGAGTGTTCACTTGGAAACACAACAAACAAGGTTCATTCAAACTGAGGCACCAAAAGGCTTGTATTAAAACATTTGGAGATGCTGACCTGCTATTTTAAGTTGGAGCCCCAGTTCATTGACGAGCTTCAGGTCCCTGTCTATGGTTTCCAGCACAGGGTCAATGAGGATGGCATCCTTGGTGACAGCGTCAGCTAGCAGGTACGTGTAGGTGCTGCTCTCTGATTCAAACAGCTACATACATGGACACAAATTATGGAGTCAATTTTTATTACTAGATAAGAAATTTTATGTTACACGTCACTGCTAATTACATACAATACAACGATGCaattaattttaattgaatAAGCGGCTGACGTGCACTACTTGTACTAACGTCATAGCTGGGTACATAGTCTACAAAAGCAGTCAGTGTTTCCAACATTTTCAACCCCTTCTAAACTAATTGTCAAACAAGCGATTAATTACTTTAGTTCCTACAAAGAAAGAGAGCAGAACAAAGACAAACGGACTCAATTTTAGAttatatgccacggaggaggcgtgACTTCCGACTTCCTC
Coding sequences:
- the ethe1 gene encoding persulfide dioxygenase ETHE1, mitochondrial isoform X2, with protein sequence MKTRLAGLKSAISKLSGATADILLSEGDKITFGKHSLTVRETPGHTDGCVTLVTQDQRMAFTGDALLIRGCGRTDFQQGCSKRLYNSIHQKIFTLPDECLIYPAHDYLGQTVSTVGEERTLNPRLTKSLEEFVTIMNNLNLPKPSKIDISVPANLVCGVHQV